One Chitinophaga sp. H8 DNA window includes the following coding sequences:
- a CDS encoding RagB/SusD family nutrient uptake outer membrane protein, whose protein sequence is MKYSKISLFIAFFLLVVSCKKDPLDITPSGRITLGDVFKDQELTEAYLNTTYERIRKHGCNILYYTFLSAFGDDAHESNYPSQAYYVVGQYIMGNISSSYNPFDGGGDATLSYNDMLWYERAWVGIRRANVFLANVNEVNAPDARLRGRLIAEAKLLRALFYLDLLINYGPMPIITKDITLQTDYSDIKRPTYAECTEFIAKDCDEALAEPNLPYRVTSEAERGRMTKAVAYAIKSQITLFNASPQWNAGSDKDKWLMAANAAEEGLKDLTAKGFQLFPKYEDYFISKPDLSNNPNDKETLFENNNWGYSGQDYRRFGNILFLMHMIPDFGPEKAGNCPTQELVDSYEMKSGEVPILGYTDDDHLRPIINPASGYDESNPYKDRDPRFYATVWYNGAHYGIINGRDTYIESYVGGRHGISGIKQRTPTGYYMRKFIDPEVRSAAAGTTTYKQFRLAELYLNLAEAENEANGPTEKAYNAVNTVRRRAGMPDLKDLSKEKLRERIRNERRVEFALEENRFYDVKRWKILDKVGKITTGMEWVKNDDGSLANRRIVTIRRNSWQDRFLLFPIPVAETVKMRGMTQNPGW, encoded by the coding sequence TGAAATATTCCAAGATATCTCTTTTTATAGCTTTTTTTCTCCTCGTTGTTTCCTGTAAGAAAGATCCGCTTGATATTACACCAAGTGGACGTATTACATTGGGAGATGTTTTTAAAGACCAGGAATTAACAGAAGCTTACCTGAATACCACTTATGAAAGAATTCGTAAACATGGGTGCAATATTCTTTACTATACCTTTTTATCTGCTTTTGGGGATGATGCGCATGAAAGCAATTATCCCAGTCAGGCATACTATGTAGTAGGTCAGTATATTATGGGGAATATCAGTTCTTCCTACAATCCGTTTGATGGAGGAGGAGATGCTACGCTGTCTTACAATGATATGCTCTGGTATGAGCGTGCATGGGTAGGGATCAGAAGGGCTAACGTATTTCTGGCAAATGTAAATGAAGTGAACGCACCTGATGCGAGGTTGAGGGGAAGGTTGATTGCTGAGGCCAAATTGTTACGTGCGCTGTTCTACCTGGATCTATTGATCAATTACGGGCCTATGCCTATTATTACCAAGGATATTACACTGCAAACTGATTATTCAGATATCAAACGTCCTACTTATGCGGAATGTACTGAATTCATCGCAAAAGATTGTGATGAAGCGCTGGCAGAACCGAATTTGCCATACAGGGTTACCTCTGAAGCAGAACGCGGACGTATGACAAAAGCAGTGGCATATGCTATCAAATCTCAGATAACTTTATTTAATGCCAGCCCGCAATGGAATGCCGGAAGTGATAAGGATAAGTGGCTGATGGCGGCCAATGCGGCAGAAGAAGGGTTAAAGGACCTTACAGCCAAAGGGTTTCAGTTGTTCCCGAAATATGAGGATTATTTTATCTCAAAGCCCGACTTGTCTAATAACCCTAATGATAAAGAAACGTTGTTTGAAAATAACAACTGGGGGTATTCTGGGCAGGACTACCGCCGCTTTGGAAACATTCTGTTCCTGATGCATATGATACCGGATTTTGGTCCTGAAAAAGCAGGCAACTGTCCTACACAGGAGCTGGTAGATAGTTATGAAATGAAAAGTGGAGAAGTGCCTATTTTAGGTTATACAGATGATGATCATTTACGCCCGATCATTAATCCGGCTTCCGGATATGATGAAAGTAATCCTTATAAAGACCGCGACCCCCGCTTTTATGCAACGGTCTGGTATAATGGTGCGCACTATGGAATTATCAACGGACGGGACACTTATATTGAATCATATGTAGGTGGAAGGCATGGTATTTCAGGGATCAAACAGCGCACGCCAACAGGATATTACATGCGTAAATTTATAGATCCTGAGGTACGGTCGGCCGCTGCGGGCACTACTACCTACAAGCAATTCCGGCTGGCAGAATTGTATCTTAATCTGGCGGAAGCTGAAAACGAAGCGAATGGTCCTACTGAAAAAGCCTATAATGCAGTAAATACGGTAAGAAGAAGAGCGGGGATGCCTGATTTAAAAGATTTATCTAAAGAAAAGCTCAGAGAGCGGATCAGAAATGAGCGCAGGGTAGAATTTGCCTTGGAAGAAAACCGTTTCTATGATGTAAAACGCTGGAAAATATTAGATAAAGTAGGTAAGATCACCACCGGTATGGAATGGGTGAAGAATGATGATGGTTCTTTGGCAAACCGGAGGATTGTAACAAT